From the genome of Fusarium keratoplasticum isolate Fu6.1 chromosome 11, whole genome shotgun sequence, one region includes:
- a CDS encoding AB hydrolase-1 domain-containing protein: MAAKTRFFTADGHPNLDAGPPSSNSSLTLAYRTYGSPNNPAVLIPTCFSGKIETTLAFLYGSGDSVLKDYFVIVLGLLGGSESSSPSNAPEPTKFPQTSYEDNIHLQYKLLNALGIEKLAAYIGFSMGGTQAYYFAILYPDFVQRVVVLASSARTSWHNKSFLEGPIAALEASVDWHDGLYTEPAVRGTRAFARVYSTWALSSAWFRKEQWKRLGCETVEDYLVKVWDNAMGKWDARDLMHLVNTWRGGDISDHGPVKHDIPSALASIKAKVLLMPSRTDLYFPPEDSEEEVKHLRFGELKVIESVWGHLAGGEWALEEDNNFVASEIERFLSS; this comes from the coding sequence ATGGCAGCTAAAACGCGCTTCTTTACTGCCGATGGTCATCCAAACCTCGACGCTGGGCCTCCGTCCTCCAACAGCTCTCTCACCTTGGCTTACCGTACCTATGGTTCACCTAACAATCCCGCGGTACTGATCCCGACCTGCTTTTCTGGCAAAATCGAAACGACATTGGCTTTCTTATACGGAAGCGGTGATTCTGTCCTGAAAGACTATTTTGTTATtgtccttggtcttctcggcggcagcgagtcctcgtcgccgtcaaaTGCCCCCGAGCCTACCAAGTTCCCGCAAACTTCTTATGAGGacaacatccatctccaatACAAGTTGCTCAACGCTTTGGGTATCGAGAAGTTGGCCGCCTACATTGGCTTCTCCATGGGCGGCACTCAGGCCTACTACTTTGCCATCCTCTATCCCGACTTTGTGCAGCGCGTTGTTGTCCTTGCCAGCTCAGCGAGAACCAGCTGGCACAATAAGTCTTTTCTCGAAGGGCCAATTGCTGCACTTGAGGCCAGCGTCGACTGGCATGATGGGCTTTACACCGAACCCGCAGTCCGCGGGACCAGAGCCTTTGCACGCGTGTACTCAACTTGGGCTCTAAGCTCGGCTTGGTTCCGCAAGGAACAATGGAAGCGACTTGGCTGTGAGACAGTCGAGGACTACCTTGTCAAGGTCTGGGACAACGCCATGGGAAAGTGGGATGCTCGCGATCTGATGCATTTGGTCAACacttggagaggaggcgaCATCTCCGACCACGGGCCGGTCAAGCATGATATTCCTTCCGCGCTAGCAagcatcaaagccaaggtTCTGTTAATGCCAAGCCGAACTGATTTGTACTTTCCTCCAGAAGACAGTGAGGAGGAAGTGAAGCACCTGAGATTTGGGGAACTGAAGGTTATTGAGAGTGTTTGGGGGCATCTGGCTGGTGGAGAATGGGCTCTTGAGGAGGACAACAACTTTGTCGCCAGCGAGATTGAGAGATTCCTCTCCAGTTAA
- a CDS encoding Endo/exonuclease/phosphatase domain-containing protein: protein MPPSTLGFRVLATLLHTYNSIRYGKDSMEALFGQAMKDSATLRKSEVPWKDDEPHAQSYYTFDSDASAWVAKTPSEETAGNGGIDDIALYSWNIDFMLPFAEARMKPALAYLGSLVGSNPTNTAPVIFLQECTPSDLATIAATPWIRERFHLTDLDATNWATNHYGTVTLIDSRLPITAAFRVHYSKTRMDRDAFFVDVSVQGKTVRLCNTHLESMVFNPPFRPPQMQLVARYLHEEKVHAGLAAGDFNAIQPFDRTLHTDNSLKDAFLELGGKEDTDEGYTWGQQAATKLREKFGCSRMDKVYFCGGADVVKFERFGEDVLTQGEDESNQIVALGFEKAWVTDHLGIKAEVKILGDKSTSRL from the coding sequence atgccaccatcaacattggGCTTCCGTGTGCTCGCGACCTTGTTGCACACATACAATTCAATTCGTTACGGTAAAGACAGCATGGAGGCTCTTTTTGGCCAGGCTATGAAGGATAGCGCGACACTGCGGAAAAGTGAGGTGCCGTGGAAGGATGATGAGCCTCATGCGCAATCTTACTACACATTTGACTCGGATGCTTCGGCTTGGGTCGCAAAGACTCCGTCGGAGGAGACGGCCGGAAATGGCGGAATTGACGACATCGCGCTCTACAGCTGGAACATCGATTTCATGCTTCCCTTTGCTGAAGCGCGAATGAAACCAGCGCTGGCCTACCTTGGCAGCCTGGTAGGCTCCAACCCGACAAATACGGCtcccgtcatcttcctccaagAGTGCACGCCCTCAGATTTGGCCACCATCGCCGCGACTCCATGGATCCGGGAGCGATTCCATCTTACAGACCTGGATGCAACCAACTGGGCGACAAATCATTATGGCACGGTCACGCTCATTGACTCGCGTCTGCCCATCACGGCCGCCTTCCGTGTGCATTACTCCAAGACGCGCATGGATCGTGATGCCTTCTTCGTGGATGTGTCTGTCCAAGGCAAGACGGTCCGCCTGTGCAACACACACCTCGAGTCCATGGTTTTTAACCCGCCCTTCCGTCCACCTCAAATGCAGCTCGTAGCACGATACTTACACGAGGAAAAGGTCCATGCAGGCCTAGCTGCGGGAGACTTCAACGCAATCCAGCCATTTGACCGCACGCTGCACACGGACAACAGTCTCAAGGACGCATTCCTGGAGCTGGGCGGAAAAGAGGATACTGATGAGGGTTACACCTGGGGTCAGCAGGCGGCGACAAAGCTAAGAGAAAAGTTTGGATGCTCGAGAATGGACAAGGTCTACTTCTGTGGTGGCGCCGACGTGGTCAAGTTTGAGAGGTTTGGTGAGGATGTGTTGACCCAGGGAGAAGACGAAAGCAACCAAATCGTGGCGCTTGGGTTTGAGAAGGCTTGGGTGACAGATCATCTCGGCATCAAGGCAGAGGTCAAGATTCTCGGGGATAAGAGCACGAGCCGTCTCTAG
- a CDS encoding Pyruvate decarboxylase: MHTMALFTVGDYLAERLAQIGIRHHFIVPGDYNLILLDKLDAHPLLTEIGCANELNCSLAAEGYARAKGAAACVVTYSVGAFSAFNGIGSAYAENLPVIFVSGAPNTNDVGRRLLHHTLGEYDVGYQLEMAKAITCSAIAVRTAAQAPEAIDRTIRMALLKRKPAYLELPTNLSGEPCARAGPVSAILEPTPSDGPTVDAAIDKASEHLATVKKPVILVGPKVRRAGAEKELLSLAEAIGCAVVVQPAAKGSFPEDHPQFAGTFWGQVSTLAADAIVNWADVLICVGTVFTDYSTVGWTALPSVPQLITDIDSASTTDPASYFSRVRMCDFLSRLAEAVRRNDCTMAEYNRLRPDSPLTYRSNEHGKLTRRELEKQTQTLLTPDTTVFADTGDSWFNGIQLRLPTGADFEIEMQWGHIGWTIPASFGYALAKPERRIVVMVGDGAFQMTVQEVSQMVRFRMPIIMLLMNNRGYTIEVEIHDGLYNRLQNWDYARMIQSFNSSEGGGRALGLKAQTIEELSRALERATAHTDGPVLIECNLDQDDCSKELITWGHFVAASNARCPAKD; the protein is encoded by the coding sequence ATGCACACCATGGCCTTGTTCACAGTTGGCGATTATCTCGCCGAGAGGCTCGCCCAGATCGGCATCCGCCATCACTTCATCGTGCCTGGGGACtacaacctcatcctcctaGACAAGCTGGATGCACACCCACTCCTAACTGAGATTGGCTGCGCAAACGAGCTCAACTGCTCTCTAGCAGCCGAGGGCTATGCCCGTGCCAAAGGCGCCGCCGCATGCGTCGTCACATACAGCGTGGGTgccttctcggccttcaATGGCATCGGGAGCGCCTATGCAGAGAACCTgcccgtcatcttcgtcagCGGAGCtcccaacaccaacgacgTGGGCCGtcgcctcctccaccacacGCTGGGGGAGTACGATGTGGGTTACCAGCTGgaaatggccaaggccatcaccTGCAGCGCCATAGCCGTGCGCACCGCTGCTCAGGCGCCCGAGGCTATCGACCGCACCATACGGATGGCCCTCTTGAAGCGGAAGCCGGCGTATCTCGAACTGCCCACAAACCTGTCCGGAGAGCCCTGTGCCCGGGCCGGCCCTGTCAgtgccatccttgagccGACGCCGAGCGACGGGCCGACTGTGGATGCGGCCATAGACAAGGCATCCGAACATTTGGCCACGGTGAAGAAGCCCGTCATTCTCGTCGGACCCAAGGTGCGAAGAGCGGgcgccgagaaggagctgCTCTCCCTGGCAGAGGCTATCGGGTGTGCCGTCGTTGtccagccagcagcaaagGGCTCGTTCCCCGAGGACCATCCCCAGTTCGCGGGCACATTCTGGGGCCAGGTCAGCACGCTCGCGGCCGACGCTATAGTCAACTGGGCAGACGTGCTCATATGCGTCGGAACCGTCTTCACCGACTACAGCACCGTCGGATGGACGGCTCTGCCCAGCGTCCCGCAACTGATAACTGATATCGACAGCGCATCCACAACGGACCCGGCTTCCTACTTCAGCCGTGTCAGAATGTGTGACTTTTTGTCTAGGCTGGCTGAGGCGGTTAGACGGAACGACTGCACCATGGCTGAGTATAACCGGCTGCGCCCTGACTCACCCTTGACGTATCGGTCCAACGAACATGGCAAACTCACCAGGagggagctcgagaagcagaCCCAGACCCTTCTGACCCCGGATACAACAGTCTTTGCCGACACGGGTGACTCATGGTTCAACGGCATCCAGTTACGCCTCCCGACGGGGGCAGATTTTGAGATTGAGATGCAATGGGGCCACATAGGCTGGACTATTCCCGCCTCGTTTGGTTACGCTCTGGCGAAGCCCGAGAGGAGAATCGTGGTCATGGTTGGCGACGGCGCCTTTCAGATGACAGTCCAGGAGGTCTCGCAGATGGTGCGGTTCCGCATGCCCATCATTATGCTCCTGATGAACAACAGAGGCTACACGATCGAGGTTGAGATCCACGATGGGCTATACAACCGGCTCCAGAACTGGGACTATGCGCGCATGATACAGTCGTTCAACTCTAGCGAGGGCGGGGGGCGAGCTCTTGGTCTCAAGGCCCAGACCATCGAGGAGCTGTCTCGCGCTCTTGAGAGAGCAACGGCGCATACCGACGGGCCAGTCCTCATCGAGTGTAATCTCGATCAGGATGACTGTAGTAAGGAGTTGATCACCTGGGGCCACTTTGTCGCGGCGTCTAATGCCCGGTGCCCGGCCAAGGATTGA
- a CDS encoding Autophagy-related protein 1: MASSPASSEVTNEDPTGPLSSASHATITITPHNAEARLAFSEVVDWLVEKSQEGQDDNDASSESNARNHAMGYIWSPLRHVRDPGVGKLIEQMNTGQLSSSSPSSSFSHRSPTKNSSAAVAVEDDHPDTYIRTGCYYIDLRRLPGSPFRGWSAGRRGARKGHNEFVLCLQNSALQGIRQHHALFQIHETGRILLRKLSDQGFVEVDGDTLQPREFRVLNKHSSFIRLGQLKYEVAYTRFSTTKEYTERLAQYILQSIDSHSITLDLSLTPTPAAGNSIQVGQWTLTNAGTVGLGGQGRVSVAINKTGEVVALKRMSVSKIRNTLERRQSTLEVLTRIANAAKNNSIVRLREVITDDPRANNDIADVWFALTPFARGILSQWRAPVQLDMAQTMVVSLLEAADFLHANKWIHGDIKPPNIGLHHWNSENASIVLLDTEDAIYAPQGYALSTPGRSGTVGWLSPEREMGQFDYSTDVWAIGVVALRMLLGKHPWQFSINPWRQGQEFESYRGRFHTEYDRVTQVITSNYPGKLGTAILQMIRHPHARVEEQAQRRPSCREILKTQDPDDDADSAIEDNASSTASLSSSILQYRTIHGRTYHSDRGNAEYWASNDERQNEALDIIHHVLTLSHDGKLHLAPLKDNVEKVIDIGTGTGESLQCIWAIDFADAHPNVKVVGTEISPIQPSWVPPNLEFQMDDCTQEWTFEENSCDFVHIRWLFGSIMDWTALFGQAYKTLKPGGYIETQEPSIRFESDDGTVNEKTAMGQFGKIFVEGGKKMGRTMTVLEDGIQRKALEEAGFEAIEEANFKTPIGSWPHDPKQKEIARFQQLAVEQDTEGTMMYVAALAGWSKEEVTIYIAQLRREFRSKDIHGYYRRKILWARKPETVDG, from the exons ATGGCCTCGAGTCCTGCTAGTAGCGAGGTTACGAATGAAGACCCGACAGGGCCACTTTCGTCAGCCTCTCATGCCACGATAACAATCACACCTCACAATGCCGAGGCCAGACTTGCTTTCTCAGAGGTTGTGGACTGGCTCGTTGAAAAGTCTCAGGAGGGCCAAGATGATAACGATGCAAGCTCTGAGAGCAACGCAAGAAATCATGCGATGGGCTACATATGGTCACCACTCAGGCATGTTCGAGATCCAGGAGTTGGGAAGCTCATAGAACAGATGAATACTGGCCAgctctcatcgtcatccccaaGCTCGTCTTTCAGCCATCGTTCGCCGACCAAAAATTCCAGTGCCGCCGTTGCCGTAGAGGATGACCATCCTGACACATACATCCGGACTGGCTGTTACTACATTGATCTCAGACGCCTACCAGGGAGCCCTTTTCGTGGGTGGTCGGCTGGAAGACGAGGCGCACGCAAGGGGCACAATGAGTTTGTATTATGCTTGCAGAACTCAGCCCTGCAGGGCATCCGACAGCATCACGCCCTCTTCCAAATCCATGAGACTGGCAGAATTCTTTTAAGGAAGTTGTCAGATCAGGGCTTTGTAGAAGTTGATGGCGACACTTTGCAACCGAGAGAATTTCGCGTCTTAAACAAGCACTCTTCCTTTATCCGACTAGGTCAGTTGAAGTACGAGGTTGCATACACACGCTTCAGCACCACAAAAGAGTACACCGAAAGGCTCGCACAGTACATACTGCAGTCTATCGATAGTCATTCTATCACCCTTGACCTAAGTCTAACTCCTACTCCAGCAGCCGGAAACAGCATTCAGGTTGGCCAGTGGACTCTCACCAATGCAGGAACCGTCGGCTTAGGGGGCCAGGGGCGTGTGAGCGTGGCGATCAACAAGACTGGAGAGGTCGTCGCATTAAAGAGAATGTCTGTGTCCAAAATCAGAAACACTCTAGAGAGGCGCCAGAGCACACTTGAGGTCCTCACACGAATCGCAAACGCGGCGAAGAACAATAGCATTGTGCGACTTCGGGAAGTCATTACGGATGACCCCAGAGCAAACAATGACATAGCCGACGTGTGGTTTGCGTTGACGCCTTTTGCACGCGGAATATTATCTCAGTGGAGAGCACCTGTGCA ACTAGACATGGCTCAGACAATGGTTGTATCCTTGCTGGAGGCAGCCGACTTTCTTCACGCCAACAAATGGATTCACGGGGACATTAAGCCCCCAAACATTGGGCTTCATCACTGGAACTCGGAAAATGCGTCCATTGTGCTTCTTGACACAGAAGACGCTATCTATGCGCCCCAAGGTTATGCACTTTCAACACCAGGGCGCTCCGGGACAGTGGGGTGGTTGTCACCAGAGCGGGAGATGGGGCAATTCGATTACTCAACGGATGTCTGGGCCATAGGTGTCGTAGCTTTACGGATGCTCCTCGGGAAGCATCCATGGCAGTTCAGCATCAATCCTTggcgtcaaggacaagagtTTGAGAGCTATCGTGGGCGATTTCATACTGAGTACGATCGGGTGACGCAAGTGATCACCTCAAACTATCCTG GAAAGCTTGGAACAGCGATACTCCAGATGATTCGACATCCTCATGCACGTGTCGAAGAGCAGGCTCAGAGGAGACCCAGTTGTCGAGAGATTCTCAAG ACCCAGGACCCCGATGACGATGCGGACTCGGCTATTGAGGATAACGCCAGTAGCACGGCTTCTTTGTCTTCATCTATCCTCCAGTATCGGACGATCCACGGCCGGACGTACCACAGCGATCGGGGAAACGCTGAGTATTG GGCATCAAACGACGAGAGACAGAATGAAGCACTTGATATCAT TCATCACGTTCTCACACTCTCTCACGATGGCAAACTTCATCTAGCCCCTTTGAAAGATAACGTTGAG AAAGTCATAGACATAGGAACAGGCACAGGCGAGTCGTTGCAAT GCATTTGGGCAAT CGACTTTGCCGACGCGCACCCCAACGTAAAAGTAGTTGGTACCGAAATCTCGCCCATACAACCTAGCTGGGTGCCACCAAATCTTGAGTT TCAAATGGATGACTGTACACAAGAATGGACCTTTGAAGAGAACTCCTGCGATTTTGTGCATATCCGATGGCTGTTCGGAAGCATCATGGACTGGACCGCTCTCTTTGGGCAGGCTTACAAGACTCTGAAGCCTGGCGGATACATCGAGACACAAGAACCTTCTATCCGCTTTGAGAGCGACGACGGTACTGTGAACGAAAAGACCGCCATGGGCCAGTTTGGCAAGATTTTTGTTGAAGGGGGCAAGAAGATGGGCCGTACCATGACTGTCCTGGAGGACGGTATTCAGCGCaaggcgttggaggaggctgggtTCGAGGCGATCGAAGAAGCCAACTTTAAG ACTCCCATCGGATCCTGGCCACATGACCCAAAGCAAAAGGAGATTGCGAGGTTCCAGCAGCTCGCTGTTGAGCAAGATACAGAGGGAACAATGATGTACGTGGCGGCCCTGGCTGGTTGGTCCAAAGAAGAGGTCACTATCTACATTGCTCAACTTCGGCGAGAGTTCCGATCCAAGGATATCCATGGATACTACCGGCGCAAGATTCTCTGGGCACGGAAACCGGAGACAGTTGATGGGTAA
- a CDS encoding Pyruvate, water dikinase gives MNDIETEGPLVRNFEDLSRSDGPLVGGKNSSLGEMITALSTEGIAVPPGFATTSIAYWHFVDANCIRGKIDALMAQWQDGSITLAEAGHAIRSLFLRHSGWPADTSHAIKASYRELCAKFGVKSLSVAVRSSATAEDLPDASFAGQQETFLDVSGERALLDACRRCYASLFTDRAISYRQAKGFDHTTNALSVGVQAMVRSDLGGSGVMFSIDTESGFDKVVLINAAWGLGENVVQGTVNPDEYQVFKPLLSHAGLSPILSKRCGDKEVKMIYGDGHRGTRNVPTSKAERAAYVLSDGEILQLARWGCTIEKHYGCPMDMEWAKDGITGQLFIVQARPETVHSRRDAAVFKTYSVSNKGRVLVSGLAIGDKAISGRLCLLQSAKDIDQFVDDSILVTEATDPDWVPIMKRAAAIITDHGGRTSHAAIVSRELGVPAIVGTGNATYVLHTGQDVTASCAEGDTGFVYEGISNIVTQTVDLAGLPEVRTKIMLNLANPGAAYRWWRLPTDGIGLARMEFVVSNAIQVHPMALVHFDQLRDEQAQQEILRLTSGYDTKPDYFVDKLSRGLAALCATVYPKPAIIRMSDFKTNEYAGLIGGAQFELKEDNPMIGFRGASRYYSPLYKEGFALECRAIKRVREEMGLTNAIVMIPFCRTVAEAKKVLQVMAENGLRRGENGLQVYVMCEIPSNVILASSFTEHFDGFSIGSNDLTQLTLGVDRDSSELADLFDEQDEAVKWMIARVISVAREKGCKIGLCGQAPSDHPEFAKFLVDAGIDSISVSPDSFVAVKRHAVAAERPE, from the coding sequence ATGAATGACATCGAGACTGAAGGACCACTGGTCCGTAACTTTGAGGACCTGTCGCGCAGCGATGGTCCCCTCGTTGGCGGCAAGAATTCTTCTCTGGGCGAGATGATCACGGCTCTAAGCACCGAGGGCATCGCGGTGCCTCCCGGATTTGCCACAACGTCCATCGCATACTGGCACTTTGTGGACGCCAACTGCATCCGGGGAAAGATAGATGCCCTCATGGCCCAGTGGCAGGATGGTTCCATCACCCTGGCCGAGGCGGGCCACGCCATACGCAGTCTGTTCCTCCGTCACAGCGGCTGGCCAGCAGACACTTCCCACGCCATCAAAGCCAGCTATCGCGAACTGTGTGCAAAGTTCGGTGTCAAGAGCCTCAGCGTTGCTGTGCGATCCAGCGCCACGGCCGAGGACCTCCCAGACGCAAGCTTTGCCGGCCAGCAGGAAACATTTCTCGATGTCTCTGGCGAGCGAGCCCTCCTAGATGCCTGCCGACGCTGCTACGCGTCTCTCTTCACCGATCGGGCCATTAGCTACCGCCAGGCCAAGGGGTTCGACCACACGACCAATGCCCTCTCGGTCGGCGTCCAAGCCATGGTGCGCTCCGACCTGGGTGGCTCGGGTGTCATGTTCTCCATTGACACCGAGAGTGGCTTCGACAAGGTGGTgctcatcaacgccgccTGGGGCCTCGGGGAGAATGTGGTCCAGGGCACCGTCAACCCAGACGAGTATCAGGTCTTCAAGCCACTGCTCTCCCACGCCGGCTTATCTCCGATCCTATCCAAGAGGTGCGGCGATAAGGAGGTCAAGATGATCTACGGCGACGGCCATCGCGGCACACGCAACGTGCCCACCTCTAAGGCGGAGAGGGCCGCCTACGTCCTCAGCGATGGCGAGATCCTCCAGCTGGCACGCTGGGGATGCACCATCGAGAAGCACTACGGATGTCCCATGGACATGGAGTGGGCTAAGGACGGTATCACGGGCCAGCTGTTCATTGTCCAGGCCCGGCCCGAGACGGTGCACTCGCGACGTGATGCTGCCGTCTTCAAAACCTACTCGGTTAGCAACAAGGGCCGAGTCCTTGTCTCGGGCCTCGCCATCGGCGACAAAGCCATCTCTGGGCGACTGTGCCTGTTACAGTCGGCCAAGGATATCGACCAGTTCGTCGACGACTCCATCCTGGTGACCGAGGCCACGGATCCGGACTGGGTGCCCATCATGAAGCGTGCcgctgccatcatcaccgaccACGGCGGCCGCACCTCGCACGCCGCCATTGTCAGCCGCGAGTTGGGCGTCCCGGCCATAGTTGGCACCGGAAATGCCACTTACGTGCTGCACACGGGTCAGGACGTGACGGCCTCGTGCGCCGAGGGAGACACAGGCTTCGTGTACGAGGGCATCTCGAACATTGTCACGCAGACGGTCGACCTGGCCGGCCTGCCCGAGGTGCGCACCAAGATCATGCTCAACCTCGCCAACCCGGGCGCTGCGTACCGCTGGTGGCGTCTCCCAACCGACGGCATCGGCCTCGCTCGTATGGAGTTTGTCGTGAGCAATGCCATCCAGGTGCATCCCATGGCTCTGGTCCACTTCGACCAGCTCAGAGACGAGCAGGCTCAGCAAGAGATCCTTCGACTCACATCCGGCTATGATACCAAGCCCGATTACTTTGTCGACAAGTTATCGCGTGGTCTCGCAGCTCTCTGCGCCACCGTCTACCCCAAGCCCGCCATCATACGCATGAGCGACTTCAAGACCAACGAGTATGCCGGGCTCATCGGCGGCGCCCAGTTCGAGCTGAAGGAGGACAACCCCATGATAGGCTTCCGCGGCGCCTCGCGCTACTACTCGCCGCTATACAAGGAAGGCTTCGCACTGGAGTGCCGCGCCATCAAGAGAGTCCGCGAGGAGATGGGTCTGACCAATGCCATCGTTATGATTCCCTTCTGTCGGACtgtcgccgaggccaagaaggtccTGCAAGTCATGGCAGAGAATGGGCTGCGGCGAGGGGAGAACGGCTTGCAGGTCTATGTCATGTGTGAGATACCCTCCAACGTCATCCTGGCCTCGAGCTTCACCGAGCACTTTGACGGCTTCTCCATCGGCTCCAACGACCTGACACAGTTGACGCTCGGCGTCGACCGCGACTCTAGCGAACTGGCCGACTTATTTGATGAACAGGACGAGGCCGTCAAGTGGATGATTGCCCGCGTCATCTCGGTCGCCCGTGAGAAGGGCTGCAAGATTGGCCTCTGCGGCCAGGCGCCGAGCGATCATCCCGAGTTTGCAAAGTTCCTGGTTGACGCGGGCATTGATTCCATCTCAGTAAGTCCTGACAGCTTCGTCGCTGTCAAGAGACACGCGGTGGCGGCCGAGAGGCCCGAGTGA
- a CDS encoding BHLH domain-containing protein has translation MDSLHTLRLLKPKTSPLDIDENFGVSSWEENQLQMAFQSPPWEQVPLSTGTWDADGSSVSEYFTQDAILAYGLSDILLADPSPLSAAGLEVDASDANCGASPEHLLLASSPLPTNHDFLEHSAHRGPRRPRGSDFTLRTASEKPKRLARHRKPVGPSMEASAREGHNLAEKQYRIRLKAQFEALLAVLPVAKKSNDVDQASRVIQGQCFSRGEVLDAARETILKQENEIEALTAKRDQLERDMATLERVPQRGRI, from the exons ATGGACTCACTCCATACACTACGACTCTTGAAGCCAAAGACATCCCCCCTCGACATTGACGAGAACTTTGGGGTCTCCTCTTGGGAGGAAAATCAACTGCAG ATGGCATTTCAATCACCACCATGGGAGCAAG TGCCCCTTTCCACGGGAACCTGGGATGCGGACGGATCATCAGTATCTGAGTACTTTACCCAGGATGCTATCTTGGCCTATGGGCTGTCTGATATCCTGTTAGCCGATCCATCACCTCTTTCTGCGGCTGGCCTAGAGGTAGACGCGAGCGACGCCAACTGCGGCGCCAGCCCGGAGCATCTTCTTTTGGCCAGCAGCCCTCTTCCGACAAACCACGATTTCCTAGAACACTCGGCACACCGGGGGCCTAGACGCCCCCGTGGTTCAGACTTCACGCTGAGGACGGCTTccgagaagccaaagagacTGGCGCGTCACCGCAAGCCAGTCGGCCCGTCGATGGAAGCCAGTGCCCGGGAAGGCCACAATCTGGCCGAAAAACAGTACCGCATCCGACTCAAGGCACAGTTTGAGGCTCTCCTGGCCGTGCTGCCGGTGGCGAAGAAGTCCAACGATGTCGACCAGGCTTCCAGGGTGATTCAGGGCCAGTGCTTCAGCAGAGGCGAGGTGCTGGACGCCGCAAGGGAGACCATTTTGAAACAGGAGAACGAGATTGAGGCGCTGACTGCAAAACGTGATCAACTGGAAAGAGACATGGCAACCTTGGAGCGGGTCCCACAGCGAGGCCGAATATGA